The following coding sequences are from one Epinephelus moara isolate mb chromosome 7, YSFRI_EMoa_1.0, whole genome shotgun sequence window:
- the lss gene encoding lanosterol synthase isoform X1, translating to MTEGTHLRRRGGPYKTEPATDLGRWRLANVEGRQTWRYVEDQDTPDREQTMLEAHSLGLDTSKYVPGSTAARTAVDAALKGMHFYSHLQAEDGHWAGDYGGPLFLLPGLLITCHVAKIPLAEAWKKEMVRYLRSVQLPDGGWGLHVEDKSTVFGTALSYTSLRILGVEADDPDMFRARNNLHSKGGAVGIPSWGKFWLAILNVYSWEGMNTLLPEMWLFPTWMPAHPSTLWCHCRQVYLPMSYCYAVRLAAEEDSLVLSLRQELYVQDYATINWPAQRNNVAACDMYTPHSTLLTIAYMVLNVYEAHHSTTLREKAVKELYEHIQADDRFTKCISIGPISKTINMLVRWYVDGPSSPVFQEHVSRIPDYLWLGLDGMKMQGTNGSQLWDTCFAVQAFLEAGAQDNSILADCLRDAHRFLTITQIPENPLEYQKYYRQMNKGGFPFSTRDCGWIVADCTAEGLKSVMLLQELCPSISQHVSSERLYDAVNVLLSMRNSDGGFATYETKRGGRLLELLNPSEVFGDIMIDYTYVECTSAVMQALKHFQKAYPEHRTEEIRSTLKEGLEYCRKVQRPDGSWEGSWGVCFTYGIWFGLEAFACMGHVYEDEDACVEVQKACQFLLERQMPDGGWGEDFESCEQRSYIQSSSAQIHNTCWALLGLMAVRHPDRRAIERGVQLLIDNQLPNGDWPQENIAGVFNKSCAISYTSYRNVFTIWTLGRFSTLYPSSPLAGKIKL from the exons ATGACGGAGGGAAC GCACCTGCGGAGGCGAGGGGGCCCGTATAAGACTGAGCCAGCCACAGACCTGGGCCGTTGGAGGCTGGCTAATGTGGAAGGCAGGCAGACCTGGCGCTATGTGGAAGACCAGGACACCCCAGACAGAGAACAGACAATGCTGGAAGCTCATTCTCTAGGCTTGGACACT AGTAAGTATGTGCCTGGTTCCACAGCTGCCCGCACAGCTGTAGATGCAGCTCTGAAAGGTATGCACTTCTATAGCCACCTGCAGGCTGAAGATGGTCACTGGGCAGGGGACTACGGTGGACCTCTCTTTCTGCTCCCAG GTCTCCTGATCACATGCCATGTGGCTAAGATCCCTCTGGCTGAAGCTTGGAAGAAAGAGATGGTGAGGTACCTGCGCTCTGTGCAGCTGCCAGATGGAGGCTGGGGTCT ACATGTTGAAGATAAGTCTACAGTCTTTGGCACAGCGCTGAGTTACACCTCATTAAGGATCCTGGGAGTAGAGGCTGATGATCCAGATATGTTTCGAGCCAGGAACAACCTGCACAGCAAAG GTGGTGCCGTGGGGATTCCCTCATGGGGTAAATTCTGGTTGGCCATTTTAAATGTCTACAGTTGGGAGGGAATGAACACACTGTTACCAGAGATGTG GCTGTTCCCCACTTGGATGCCAGCCCACCCCTCCACCCTGTGGTGTCACTGTCGCCAGGTCTACCTCCCCATGAGTTACTGTTATGCTGTGAGACTGGCTGCAGAGGAAGACTCTCTGGTCCTCAGCCTCAGACAG GAGCTTTATGTCCAGGACTATGCCACCATCAACTGGCCCGCACAGAGGAACAATGTGGCAGCATGTGACATGTACACACCCCACAGCACGCTGCTCACCATCGCCTACA TGGTGCTGAATGTGTACGAAGCCCACCACAGCACCACACTGAGAGAAAAGGCTGTCAAAGAACTGTATGAACACATCCAGGCTGACGACCGCTTCACCAAATGCATCAGCATTGGACCG ATCTCCAAGACCATCAACATGCTGGTTCGCTGGTATGTGGATGGTCCCTCCTCTCCAGTCTTTCAGGAGCACGTGTCCAGGATCCCAGACTACCTCTG GTTGGGATTAGATGGTATGAAAATGCAG GGGACCAATGGATCTCAACTCTGGGATACATGCTTTGCTGTACAGGCTTTCCTTGAG GCAGGAGCCCAGGATAACTCCATACTAGCTGACTGCCTCCGAGATGCCCATCGGTTTCTCACCATCACACAG ATACCTGAGAATCCTCTGGAGTACCAGAAGTACTACAGACAGATGAACAAG GGAGGATTCCCCTTCAGTACCCGCGACTGTGGTTGGATTGTAGCTGACTGCACAGCGGAGGGCCTGAAGTCAGTGATGCTGCTGCAGGAGCTATGTCCCTCTATCAGCCAGCATGTCAGCTCAGAGCGCCTGTATGACGCAGTCAATGTG CTGCTGAGCATGAGAAACTCTGATGGTGGATTTGCTACGTATGAAActaagagaggaggaagactcCTGGAGCTGCTCAACCCCTCAGAGGTGTTTG gtGACATTATGATTGATTATACCTATGTGGAGTGTACGTCAGCAGTAATGCAAGCTCTGAAGCACTTCCAGAAGGCCTATCCTGAACACCGGACTGAGGAGATAAG GTCCACTCTAAAAGAAGGACTGGAGTACTGCAGGAAGGTGCAAAGACCTGACGGATCATGGGAGGG GTCCTGGGGAGTGTGCTTCACATATGGAATATGGTTTGGCCTTGAAGCCTTTGCATGTATGGGTCACGTCTATGAGGATGA GGATGCTTGTGTGGAGGTGCAGAAAGCCTGTCAGTTCCTGCTGGAGCGGCAGATGCCAGACGGAGGCTGGGGGGAGGACTTTGAGTCGTGTGAGCAGCGGAGCTACATCCAGAGCAGCAGCGCTCAGATCCACAACACCTGCTGGGCGTTGTTAGGCCTCATGGCTGTCAG GCATCCTGACAGGCGGGCCATCGAGAGAGGAGTTCAGCTGTTGATTGACAACCAGCTGCCCAATGGAGACTGGCCACAG GAGAATATTGCCGGTGTGTTCAACAAGAGCTGTGCTATCAGCTACACGTCCTACAGAAATGTCTTCACAATCTGGACCCTCGGTCGCTTCTCAACACTTTACCCCAGCAGTCCATTGGCTGGGAAGATCAAGCTATga
- the lss gene encoding lanosterol synthase isoform X2, which yields MLEAHSLGLDTSKYVPGSTAARTAVDAALKGMHFYSHLQAEDGHWAGDYGGPLFLLPGLLITCHVAKIPLAEAWKKEMVRYLRSVQLPDGGWGLHVEDKSTVFGTALSYTSLRILGVEADDPDMFRARNNLHSKGGAVGIPSWGKFWLAILNVYSWEGMNTLLPEMWLFPTWMPAHPSTLWCHCRQVYLPMSYCYAVRLAAEEDSLVLSLRQELYVQDYATINWPAQRNNVAACDMYTPHSTLLTIAYMVLNVYEAHHSTTLREKAVKELYEHIQADDRFTKCISIGPISKTINMLVRWYVDGPSSPVFQEHVSRIPDYLWLGLDGMKMQGTNGSQLWDTCFAVQAFLEAGAQDNSILADCLRDAHRFLTITQIPENPLEYQKYYRQMNKGGFPFSTRDCGWIVADCTAEGLKSVMLLQELCPSISQHVSSERLYDAVNVLLSMRNSDGGFATYETKRGGRLLELLNPSEVFGDIMIDYTYVECTSAVMQALKHFQKAYPEHRTEEIRSTLKEGLEYCRKVQRPDGSWEGSWGVCFTYGIWFGLEAFACMGHVYEDEDACVEVQKACQFLLERQMPDGGWGEDFESCEQRSYIQSSSAQIHNTCWALLGLMAVRHPDRRAIERGVQLLIDNQLPNGDWPQENIAGVFNKSCAISYTSYRNVFTIWTLGRFSTLYPSSPLAGKIKL from the exons ATGCTGGAAGCTCATTCTCTAGGCTTGGACACT AGTAAGTATGTGCCTGGTTCCACAGCTGCCCGCACAGCTGTAGATGCAGCTCTGAAAGGTATGCACTTCTATAGCCACCTGCAGGCTGAAGATGGTCACTGGGCAGGGGACTACGGTGGACCTCTCTTTCTGCTCCCAG GTCTCCTGATCACATGCCATGTGGCTAAGATCCCTCTGGCTGAAGCTTGGAAGAAAGAGATGGTGAGGTACCTGCGCTCTGTGCAGCTGCCAGATGGAGGCTGGGGTCT ACATGTTGAAGATAAGTCTACAGTCTTTGGCACAGCGCTGAGTTACACCTCATTAAGGATCCTGGGAGTAGAGGCTGATGATCCAGATATGTTTCGAGCCAGGAACAACCTGCACAGCAAAG GTGGTGCCGTGGGGATTCCCTCATGGGGTAAATTCTGGTTGGCCATTTTAAATGTCTACAGTTGGGAGGGAATGAACACACTGTTACCAGAGATGTG GCTGTTCCCCACTTGGATGCCAGCCCACCCCTCCACCCTGTGGTGTCACTGTCGCCAGGTCTACCTCCCCATGAGTTACTGTTATGCTGTGAGACTGGCTGCAGAGGAAGACTCTCTGGTCCTCAGCCTCAGACAG GAGCTTTATGTCCAGGACTATGCCACCATCAACTGGCCCGCACAGAGGAACAATGTGGCAGCATGTGACATGTACACACCCCACAGCACGCTGCTCACCATCGCCTACA TGGTGCTGAATGTGTACGAAGCCCACCACAGCACCACACTGAGAGAAAAGGCTGTCAAAGAACTGTATGAACACATCCAGGCTGACGACCGCTTCACCAAATGCATCAGCATTGGACCG ATCTCCAAGACCATCAACATGCTGGTTCGCTGGTATGTGGATGGTCCCTCCTCTCCAGTCTTTCAGGAGCACGTGTCCAGGATCCCAGACTACCTCTG GTTGGGATTAGATGGTATGAAAATGCAG GGGACCAATGGATCTCAACTCTGGGATACATGCTTTGCTGTACAGGCTTTCCTTGAG GCAGGAGCCCAGGATAACTCCATACTAGCTGACTGCCTCCGAGATGCCCATCGGTTTCTCACCATCACACAG ATACCTGAGAATCCTCTGGAGTACCAGAAGTACTACAGACAGATGAACAAG GGAGGATTCCCCTTCAGTACCCGCGACTGTGGTTGGATTGTAGCTGACTGCACAGCGGAGGGCCTGAAGTCAGTGATGCTGCTGCAGGAGCTATGTCCCTCTATCAGCCAGCATGTCAGCTCAGAGCGCCTGTATGACGCAGTCAATGTG CTGCTGAGCATGAGAAACTCTGATGGTGGATTTGCTACGTATGAAActaagagaggaggaagactcCTGGAGCTGCTCAACCCCTCAGAGGTGTTTG gtGACATTATGATTGATTATACCTATGTGGAGTGTACGTCAGCAGTAATGCAAGCTCTGAAGCACTTCCAGAAGGCCTATCCTGAACACCGGACTGAGGAGATAAG GTCCACTCTAAAAGAAGGACTGGAGTACTGCAGGAAGGTGCAAAGACCTGACGGATCATGGGAGGG GTCCTGGGGAGTGTGCTTCACATATGGAATATGGTTTGGCCTTGAAGCCTTTGCATGTATGGGTCACGTCTATGAGGATGA GGATGCTTGTGTGGAGGTGCAGAAAGCCTGTCAGTTCCTGCTGGAGCGGCAGATGCCAGACGGAGGCTGGGGGGAGGACTTTGAGTCGTGTGAGCAGCGGAGCTACATCCAGAGCAGCAGCGCTCAGATCCACAACACCTGCTGGGCGTTGTTAGGCCTCATGGCTGTCAG GCATCCTGACAGGCGGGCCATCGAGAGAGGAGTTCAGCTGTTGATTGACAACCAGCTGCCCAATGGAGACTGGCCACAG GAGAATATTGCCGGTGTGTTCAACAAGAGCTGTGCTATCAGCTACACGTCCTACAGAAATGTCTTCACAATCTGGACCCTCGGTCGCTTCTCAACACTTTACCCCAGCAGTCCATTGGCTGGGAAGATCAAGCTATga